In a genomic window of Tachysurus vachellii isolate PV-2020 chromosome 13, HZAU_Pvac_v1, whole genome shotgun sequence:
- the selenot2 gene encoding selenoprotein T2 encodes MAEYSHTGILTALLLFTAVTVRDIYLGRTATEQQDAQSSVASGGFPEAQSSTQRQNKPKFYTGPVLKFQYCISUGYSKVFQEYSRSISQLYPDIKIEGENYPPKLINKYLANFISYFKLLAIALIVTGQNPFQMLGTNTPRVWSWGQENKIFSCLMMFFLSNMLETQFLSTGAFEITLNDVPIWSKLQSGYVPNIQELFHILDNHLKMNQANNLKFPSP; translated from the exons ATGGCCGAATATAGCCACACGGGTATATTAAcggctttgttgttgtttacggCCGTGACGGTGAGAGATATTTACCTGGGCCGCACTGCGACAGAGCAGCAGGACGCTCAGAGCAGCGTGGCCTCCGGCGGCTTCCCGGAGGCGCAGAGCAGCACACAGAGGCAGAACAAGCCGAAATTCTACACAGGACCGGTGCTGAAGTTTCAGTACTG taTTTCCTGAGGGTACAGTAAGGTGTTCCAGGAATACTCCAGGTCTATCAGCCAGCTGTATCCTGACATCAAAATCGAGGGAGAAAATTATCCTCCCAAACTCATCAACAA ATACCTTGCAAATTTCATCTCCTACTTTAAACTGCTTGCCATTGCTCTGATTGTTACTGGACAAAATCCTTTCCAAATGCTTGGAACAAACACACCAAGAGTTTGGTCTTGGGGACAAGAAAATAAG atATTCTCATGTCTCATGATGTTCTTTCTCAGTAACATGCTGGAGACACAGTTCCTGTCTACTGGAGCGTTTGAGATAACATTAAATG ATGTTCCCATTTGGTCGAAGCTACAGTCAGGGTATGTACCGAACATTCAGGAGCTCTTTCACATTCTGGACAACCACCTCAAGATGAATCAGGCAAACAACCTCAAATTCCCCTCGCCGTAG